The proteins below come from a single Epinephelus moara isolate mb chromosome 19, YSFRI_EMoa_1.0, whole genome shotgun sequence genomic window:
- the ttl gene encoding tubulin--tyrosine ligase encodes MNTPMYTFVTRDDNSTIYAEVSKILVSTGQWKKLKRDNPRFNLMLGERNRLPFGRLGHEPGLVQLVNYYRGADKLCRKASLVKLIKTSPELSDSSNWFPESYIIYPTNLNTPVAPATNGISHLKNNPKTDEREVFLASYHSKKESGEGTVWIAKSSAGAKGAGILISHDANQLLEYIDNQGQVHVIQKYLEKPLLLEPGHRKFDIRSWVLVDHQYNIYLYREGVLRTSSEPYNSSDLQDMTSHLTNHCIQKEHSLNYGRYEEGNEMFFDEFRLYLLNTHNVTLESTILPQIKQIIKSCLTCIEPTISTKHLSYQSFQLFGFDFMVDESFKVWLIEINGAPACAQKLYSELCQGIVDVAISSVFTLNSGGDSSSASSSPYSSSPSSTFSTNSCSSPKLRGPLNVGPFTRL; translated from the exons ATGAACACCCCGATGTACACATTTGTCACCCGTGACGACAACAGCACCATTTATGCAGAAGTTTCCAAAATCCTCGTCTCGACTGGACAATGGAAGAAGCTGAAAAGAGACAATCCCAGATTCAACTTAATGCTCGGTGAACGGAACAGACTGCCCTTTGGACGTCTTG GTCATGAACCAGGACTGGTGCAGCTTGTGAATTACTACAGAGGAGCAGACAAGCTTTGCAGGAAGGCATCCTTGGTCAA GCTAATAAAGACCAGCCCGGAGCTGTCCGACTCCTCTAACTGGTTTCCAGAATCCTACATCATCTATCCCACTAACCTCAACACCCCTGTTGCTCCAGCTACAAATGGCATTAGTCATCTGAAGAACAATCCCAAGACAGATGAGCGTGAAGTTTTCTTGGCCTCTTATCACTCTAAAAAAGAAAGTGGGGAGGGCACGGTGTGGATAGCCAAGTCTTCTGCTGGAGCTAAAG GTGCTGGTATTTTGATATCCCATGatgctaaccagctgctggagTACATTGATAATCAGGGTCAGGTTCATGTTATTCAGAAGTACCTGGAGAAACCTCTGCTCCTGGAGCCGGGACATCGGAAGTTTGACATCAG GAGCTGGGTGCTAGTGGACCATCAGTACAACATCTATTTATACCGGGAGGGTGTGCTACGGACGTCCTCTGAGCCCTACAACAGCTCTGACCTCCAGGACATGACCAGTCACCTCACCAACCACTGCATCCAGAAGGAGCACTCCCTGAACTACGGACGATATGAGGAGGGGAATGAGATGTTCTTTGATGAGTTCAGGCTGTACCTGCTGAACACTCACAATGTCACCCTGGAGAGCACCATATTACCTCAGATCAAGCAGATCATAAA GAGCTGTCTGACATGTATTGAGCCGACAATCAGCACCAAGCACCTGTCCTACCAGAGCTTCCAACTCTTCGGGTTTGATTTTATGGTGGACGAGAGCTTCAAAGTGTGGCTCATTGAGATCAATGGAGCTCCAGCCTGTGCACA GAAACTATACTCAGAGCTATGTCAAGGTATCGTGGATGTGGCCATTTCCAGTGTCTTCACCCTGAACAGCGGCGGTGACTCCTCATCTGCTTCCTCTTCACCTTATTCCTCCTCCCCATCCTCCACGTTCTCCACCAACTCGTGCTCCTCTCCCAAACTGAGAGGACCTCTTAACGTGGGCCCTTTCACTCGACTGTAA
- the LOC126406391 gene encoding cytochrome c oxidase subunit 5B, mitochondrial: MAGRLLLRASVTTTLQLRSNVVVRPLHRAMATVRGVPTDDEQATGLERRALQAFKKGQDPYSILKPKTYAGTKEDPHIVPCIGTKRLVGCLCEEDNTAIVWFWLHEGDCQRCPSCGSHYKLVHHELPH; this comes from the exons ATGGCGGGACGTCTTCTTCTCCGAGCTAGTGTAACAACAACACTGCAGCTGAGGAGCAATGTGGTGGTCAGACCTCTACACCGTGCCATGGCCACCGTGAGAG GAGTGCCAACAGATGATGAACAGGCCACTGGACTGGAGCGACGCGCCCTGCAGGCCTTCAAAAAGGGACAG GATCCCTACAGTATTCTGAAGCCCAAGACGTATGCCGGCACCAAGGAGGACCCTCACATTGTGCCATGCATTGGAACCAAGAGGCTTGTTGGCTGTCTTT GCGAGGAAGACAACACTGCTATTGTGTGGTTCTGGCTTCATGAGGGAGATTGCCAACGCTGTCCTTCTTGTGGTTCCCACTATAAGCTGGTCCACCATGAGCTGCcccactga